From Zea mays cultivar B73 chromosome 3, Zm-B73-REFERENCE-NAM-5.0, whole genome shotgun sequence:
AATGGGCCTACTAGGCCTTACGGTTGTGCTAGCTTGCTTATTACCTTTGAATCAGTGGTATATAAATAATATTTGGTGTAATTTTTTTATATTTATCTATATAATTAAGGTGTCACTTCGCCTTACTCTTTACCGCCTAAAGTTAAAAAGGCCAAAGGGGGTCGATCGCCTTATGTCGCCTTAATAACTATTGTTAATATCGCTGCATAACTACAAGCACAATACTTCTGGTTGGCAACATGCTTATGCTTCTTCTGTTGGCAAATCAATACTTCAAATAGGTGAATTAGAGCAAAGGATATTAACGTCTATGAACCATGATACACATTGACCGTAATTTCCCTAATACACCACAGTAAAGAATTAGAGGAAATGATATCAATAGTATGAAACACCATTGACCGTAATTTCCCCCAATATGCAATAGTAATGAATATCATGTATATGTATGTTAGAATATCAAAGTCCTCTTGAATGACAATATTATACACCATTGACCATAATTTCCCTAATATGCCATAGTAATGAATATCATGTATGTTAGAATATCCAAGTCCTTTTCAAGGACGATGTCATCATTCATCATCCGTGCATCATGCATCTTTATTATAATGCACTTCATTCCACACCATCATTCTGATATCCACTCTTATAAACTTCAGGCACGAAACTAGTTTCAGGGGGACAGTGTGCGGACTAATCTAAGGTAGGTGAATGATATGGAACTGAGCAAAGAAAGGTGTAGAGGTAGAAATACTTAACTACCCATATAAAAACATCCAGCAAACGACAAGATGATCAAAGAAACAAAAGAAAATTCAGAACTCTGGCCTACCCACAATTCAGAGTTAGCACTTAAAAGGTGCCTGATTATGCTTTGACCCATCTCTAGGATGGAAGGAAATCATCAGTAAATCACAGTTTCAGAGACTCAGACATGATGAGTGGCAATAGTTCTAAAAGATTTGTTACCTGGCGTGCTTATCTTCTGGGGAACAGTCTTTGGTCTTCCACTATAATCCAGGGTTGTCCATGTCACCTGCTCAGCTTTTGCAAGGCGTATTTCGACCTTGGTGGATAAGACTTGATATTTGCATTTCTCAGGGATAATCTGATTTCCAACAATATAAAAACATTTATTCACACATAAGAAAGGATTCAATAAGCTAATTAGATAAGTACAGTCCACAAACATTACTGGATTGACAAGCAATGCTATGCGGAATTTAAATGACAGGCCCACATGTCAACAAGACCAAAAGAAAATGACTCCATTACCAGGTCTTAATTGGTTTATATGTCACTCCAAAGAAAAAAGAGAGAACAAAAATGCAACATCACTTTAGTTTCCACAAACTAACAAAAAACCTTACAATCATTCAGAAACCTGATACACATGAATTTTATACAAGCATTCAAAATTATTTACCAAGAGCAGATCTAGAAACAAATCAAGAAGTGCTGTTGAAGCAATTTTTGGAGTTCACAAATTCAAGTCATTCCATGCTTATCAAAAGAATTGCATTGACTGCATTATATATGATGAAGAAAAAAGAACTGTGCTGTCTGCGGTGTATAAACCCAAATCGTTGAATGAAACACTGCTATGTCTTATTAGCTAACCAGTTTAGCTAAATCACAAAAAAAACAGGTGGTTGAACTTTACAGGGGGGTAATATTAACCAAAAACATCACAGTTGAGCACAGGACCTGCTAAATACTTCTTTAAAAAATAACACAAAGCAACATCTTGATTTGAATCCCCATTGCCTGTGTTTATACAGTAGAAAAAAAATGTAAAGTGAACCttgtgtgtgcgtgtgtgtgtttTGTTTCTCTGGAGTTATTTAATTTTTTCAGTCTTGACCTTTTGATTGAGACTCAGCATCTAGAAGTCATAAATAAATTTCTATTTTGTATCTGACCCTTGTCTTGAAGACAAAATGACAAAGTGCTAGCTATATGCTATACAGTAAAACTCACACTTTACCTTAATAACAGATAATAAGTATGAAAAGTAACATCACAATAGAATGGTGAGTGATTACCTTAGAAAACAGACGGGGCTGAAAATGGTATGGTTCTTCACCAGGAACTTCAATGGATACACTCAACTAGAATGAGAAACAAGATTAGTGAATACAGTAAAAACAGACAAGACAATTATAATAATAATATGAGCAGAACACACCATCTGTTCACCAAAATCAATGACTACACTATCAGCAGGAACACCCTTAGCAAATATTGTCAGTACCACTTCTGTGGCACTGTTGTAGTAGTCATGCCTGCAGCACAAATTGTTTAAGAGAAAAATTTAGCAAAAAAACTAGCAAGTCATGCCTGAATTAGAATATGCTTATCAGTAAACAAATCTGTACTGGGAAAAGGTAAAGTGGTTTGATTACACAGCATTCAATCCAAGCTAGGTGGTTCAAAGAGTTCTAGGAATTTACAGGAGTTACCTGTATTTTGGTTTGCTTGGGGGTTCTATCACTGGTGGTGTATTCTCCATATTTGTGAAATCCTCCTTGTCCTCAATAGTAGCAGCCACAGTAGCCTCAACATTCTTTACTGGTGCCTGGCTAGATTCCTCTGGAAACATAAACAAAATAACATGACAGGTAGTATGAGATGATTAAGCTGAAACATAATCATCCCCCAGTCTACAAGGCTGCTACAAACATTTCTCAGGAAAGGCAGCTAAGTGGACTCATATCGTCAGAAAATAGCATGCACCACATTGCATACCCAAGACCCCAACATCACCACCAGATACACACACACTGCTGAAGTTAATTTTTCTCACCAGCGATGCGCTCATCACATTCCTTCAATAGACGAGCAAACCTTGAATCGCCTGATGCATAAGAAGAACCCAACTCAAGAGCAGCCTTTGCAGTTTGGTATTCTTCAAGCTTAATGCATGCAGCACTGCAAACAAGAAATAACTTAGTACATAGATAAAAATGTAGCAGAGGGGTTATGGGAGTGTTCATGTATAACTTTTATTGAAAAAATGAAGAGTGCCACTAACCCTTTCCGGTAGTAAGCTTTATGCATCATAGGATCAAGCTCAATTGCTTTGTTAGCATCCGCCACAGCCTCTGGAAGTTTAGTTGATTCCATTAGTGCAATACATTTATTGTGTTTAAAACCAAATATGCAAGCCAATGATGGTAGCATGAATAACGCTACAAACTGAAAAGAAACTTCATGTGCAGTTTATTGTTACACAAACGAAGAAAGTTGCAATGACAACACCATGTAGTTTATTATTTTAGTAATTTGGTTGCAATGATTCACATGTAATCGAAGCCAAACTTTACACATAATTTCTTATAACAGCCACACCATTCCTACTGATTCAGATGTAACAAGAGCCAGACTTTGCATTCCATTTCTTATTGCAAAAAAAATACTGCAACAACAGCAAATCAACATGTGGTTTCTTATTTTGGAAACTGCTGATATGTATGTACAGTTAGGACGAGGGGAGAAGTAGAATAGTGCTACACAGCTATATAAACATATCTAAAAGGCTAAAACAGTAGGTGATTTTGTCAATTTAGCTGCAAAATGTGGTCAAAATGAGCTACTAATCTGCACTATAATGGTATAACCTACAGAGAGATACAACAAATGATATAGCCCCATACTAGGACCACAGATACTAATATAATCTAAATCATTCCAAATCATCATCACAATTTCTTCAACATGCTGCTGAAAACCCTCAATCCACCAATGAGTTGCTTCACATCTATACACACATTCCATCTGAAACTCTTAGAGCAACAGGAAAAAAGCATAGCAATGAAACAAAGAAATTAGGACTACCACATTACAAACCACAGAAATGAAATGAAACTGGTAAGAAACTTGAGGCATACCTAAAAAATGCACAGCACCATGACAGTAGCAAACTAGGGACATACCTTACAACACACATCGCGACATGGCAGTTAGGGAACTTGAGATAAACCGTATCATGCACAGCCATTTGCTATTTTGTCACTCTCAGTTGTGGGCTTCTCTATTTTACCATCagacccacaaatcatagacacaaaTGGTCCCACAAGTCATAGACATAGGGTGACATAATAGCAGAGAGTCCACATGAGAGTGACAAAATAGCAATTTTTTCCAGCACACCAGAGACAAGTAGAGCACTAGGAATATACCTTGCAAAAACACAAATCAAAGCTATATCCCAAATGTCATATATAGCCCTGGACATTTCAGGTAATCTGAATCGTACTCTACAGTCCACACAACATCCAACAATGAGCTCTACTCTGGCTAACCATATTCTCAACTCTACTCGGCCATTGTCTTTCAGTCTCTCCATTTCAGAAACCCCAATCATCTAGTGCCCTCTTTGAAATTCCAATCGGGTGATTCATCGCCAAGTCTACACCAAAGGCCGACGTTGACCTCCCACACCCTACCCTAGAATCCCCGCGAGTTCGCTCATCACAACAAAACAGCGAATCAAAcaagccttctaaaaaccgggcggCGCTATACCAGACCCTCGTGGCGCACAAGCAATAAAATTGAACCCTATCGGAGTAGTAGGAGAGAACAAGGATGGGGTGGGGGGAAAGCACTGCCCGTACCAGTGTAGTTGCCGAGCTTGATGTGCGCCTGGGCGCGGTCGGCATAGAGGTCGGCGGTGGCGGGCCCGGCGTCGATGGCCTGGCTGTAGAGCTCGGTGGCCAGCTCGAAGTCGTCGTCGACGAAGGCCTCCTTGGCCTTGCTCTCCAGATCCGACGCGGCCATGGCGCCCCTTCCGGTTTTGGGCGTCTGCGCCTCTGCGGGCGACGACCAGACGATGACTTGGGCGAGAGCGAACAGAATAATCGAATCCTCAGGCCGGGAGATCTGACGGCTTGACGGATGAACAGATAACGTATTTGTAATGACGGCGTCGCAACTCGCAATTTCACGATCCGCCCTTCCGTCAGCTTGTAGAAGATCCGTCTTCTTCACGTAACGTAACGGCGCAATCACAACACAAACTTCGCGAAAAAGTAACAAAACTCTCTCCTTATTATTTATGCTAGCCGGTTGCCCATACTTTACTACGGTTGTTATATATTCCCTCCATTCTATAATATAAATTGTAACCACTTTTTGTTCTTGTCCCACAATATAAGATATGATCTCTCTATACATACGTACATCAATGTAGTGATATAGAGAGAATTAAATATATTTCTTAGTTTTCGAACCAGAGATGGTTACATCTTATATACTGGGACAGAGGGaatatcatataaataggtattaagatatttattcaaatataattattatttacttctaaacactaaggtatgtGTGGTCTCGTGGTTAGCTCCAAATTACTAAATCAAGGGTACGTGTGTTCGAGTGCTTGTTTTGCACTATTTTTTGCGTGATGTGGTGGGTGGGCCTGGAGTGTCAGCGTGAAGGATGAAGCCGTCACCAGGTGCATTAGGTTCTTACTAGTCGGTTGCTCGTGTattgcgacggctcacaataaTACCCACATAAACTATCCACCTTATTGATTGTCTTCGCTCTCCGCGTAATATTTTTTATGAACATgcgggtaccataggcagcaaatcagagaccctATCTCTCGcctccccacttccaaggtttcatagagcgggaagggaagggaagaggcgggcatacctgttcgttgccggagaaggacacgacgaagacttGGACATTGGAggtgacataggtagtatactgctagatacatatagggagagagcaggcAAAAGGAGAAATAAGTTCAGCCAGGGCAGCTCCAGACCGAGAGGCACCTgcaccaggcgtcagtccgagaagggcgaAAGAATACGAGTGCCTTTCCAGCCCTGGAACCGTCGAGGTGACACAACACCACCatcaactccgtagcatatgccgactgctgtCGCGCTACGAGCCTTGATTGTCCAATATcttagacctggactcctcatcgccaagataacctaagcgtggcaggcgccaccGTGTCCTCTTCGACGACACGcacggagaaaggccaggagcaagaCCGAATCGCCTCATACCcacgtcgacgagcgtcggtcggctcgcaGCTGCGGGCGTGGACGGGGCAGCAGGTTGGCGAGGAAGAACAGGGTGAAGGCGGGAAGACAaacgggacgtccgacgacggtgaaaacgatggtgcgtgcatgttgtgaaacgtcctcgtggacgtgcaatagccactgagCGGGTCAATGTCGAagctggtgtcggacgaatacgggaAGTAGGCGCCTGCTCCCACGCCCTTTGCCGAGAATGGAGTGACGCGGAGGTGGAGGTATAAGGGGATAGAGAAAAGAAACAGAATAGCGAATGAGGTGGCGGCAACTAAGACGAGGACCAATATTATTGTGCAGAGGTATAGATGGTTAAATGAGTCGTGTCTGGCAGGTCGTCCCGAGTCACGACTCATTTAATAGTATCTAGGTCAGCCTGGCACGAGCGTCGTGcgatgcttgggctgtagcctcggcccgtagtgctgactCGACCTGAtacgattattttttattttacaaaaaaatcgtatatacatgtgtacaatttatatttctatattatatttaaagcactagtttcaacggtcgtcctgcgTCATCTACAAATAACCCCtaacagctatttcaaattaatctgttgcacgcctatagatggccaaacggtgaCCCAGCACGGACCAGACGCCCGCAAGTGTGTCGTTAGCCCGTCGACCTATTTAATTAAAtcggcgtaaaatgttaaaaacagtGAAGGAGGTGAGGTTCGAACTCATGCCCTGATGAAAGAAGGTCAGAAGACACTGGGTGAAGCTATCTAACCAGTAAAACATTatgctcagatgtttttaatattgaatataaattatatatatgtatatacgtttttttgtaaaataaaaaatatataatcgtgtcgggccgggccagcactacggaccGAGGCTACAACCCAAGTACAGCACgatgttcttggctcttgcaaacattagatcgtttctgagaccacattggcgcaatagaCACCATTGTGTTTGAGGTTGTTGAATTGGATGGagaaacaatgatttgtcacactaacagtaaaatgaaaggttatttgtttgtTTTAAACGTCAGTAAgcactacgaagtagcataatttatatggagcacatctagtttttattgatgcctgactttagcaatcacttcatattttgatctatcttttttataaggttGAGTTcacgtgacttattttagaaacttgagctcacaaactttctcttatttggtctctgtatggtggaattgtcattttataatctctgttcgttcaatCAGTCGTTGTCAACTctgttctaatcgctcacttcattgggtgtgttgtaccaagacatattgcatgGAATAAACAATaatatcagttagccaaatcaaaaaatattatacagagagcggagacaatcaataaaaaatcttaaaattgttttggtggatagtttacgtgggtattgttgtaagccgtcgcaacgcacgggcaaccgactagtatacttaaagcaccagtttcaacggtcgtcccaccTCATCTTTTACAAATAACctctcacagctatttcaaattaatctgttgcacgcctatagatggcTAAATTAGGCCCGGCACAGGCCAGACGCCCGCGGGCCACAGCTCTGGCCCAGCCACGTCATAtcggcccgttagcccgtcggccgatttgattaaatcagcgtaaaatgttaaaaatgatgcAGGAGATGGGGTTTGAACTCATACCCTGATGGAAGAAGAACAAAAGACACTGGGTAAAGTTGTCTAAcccgtagaacatcatgctcatatatttttaatattgaatatataaattgtatatatgtatatacatttttttaacataaaaaatatataatcgtgttGGGCCAGcattacgggccgaggctacagcccaagcacggcacgacgttcttggctcttgcaagcattaggttttTTCTGAGacaacattggcgcaatggactccatgatgtttgaggttgttgaatttgatggagcaacaatgattcgtCATACTAatagtaaaatgaaaggttatttgttagttttaaacgttagtaattgctacaaagtagcataatttatatagaGCGCATCCagcttttattgatgcctgactttaccaagcactccatattttgatctatcttttttataagtttgagttcatgtgacttattttagaaacttgagttcacagactttctcttatttggtctctgtatagtGGAATTATATCATTCTATAATCTATGtttgttcagtcagtcgttgtaaactctcttctaatcgctcacttcatcggTCGTGTTGTATcaagacatattggatgaagTAAACAATAAcaccagttagccaaatcaaaaaaatattatacggagagcggagacaatcaataaaaaaataTTGAtatttttttggtggatagtttatgtgggtattgttgtaaaccgttgcaacgcacgggcaaaccGACAAGTAATATTAAAACGcctgagcatgatgttctgctggttagacagcttcatcCAATGTCTCTCGCCCTTCTTCCATTAGGGCCTGTGTTCAAACCTCATCCCATGCACCGcattttaatattttacgctgatttaaccaaATGGCCTGATGGGCTAATGGGTTGTCAGCAGGCCGGTGTGTCGTGCCTGGGCCAGAGCTGCGACCCGTGTGGTTTGGGATGTGGAGGTTGGTTGCGCGAAGGGGACGggcggattaatttgaaatagatgtgaggggttatttatAAAAAGATGATGTGGAACGACTGTTGAAACTGGTGTTTTAATATAATAGAGATAGAGATTTATATTTAATCTTAAAAACacgtgagcatgatgttctactagtTAAACAGCTCCACCCAATGTCTCCCACCCTTCTTTCATTAGGGCGTGGGTCCAAACCCCACCTACAGAGCATTTTATAATATTTTACACTGATTTAACCAAATAGTCCGATGGGCTAACGGGCTCTCAGTATGCCGGTGTGAGGTGCCTGGGCCGGAACCGCGGAGGGGACGCACGagttaatttgaaatagatgtgaggGTTATTTTTAAAAAGATGATGCAGAACGATAGTTGAAActagtgctttaatatagtagagattaaTACAATAGTATAGATAATACTCCCTTCATTAATAATATATGACAATGttgactttttttaaaaaaaattgacCACTTTATCAtttttgtgatttgttttatcacttaaggtagTTTTGATAGCACCTagggggtgaataagtgatcctgtaaaaatcactaAACAACACAgtcttggtttatgaaatgttagtgaaatcaaaaccaaggtgctatgtcTAGAGAGGGAGATAACTTATTCACTTAAatgctcttcacaagatgagtattaaacttagagcaattatcgaGTGAGTAGAAGTAGAGAATCACACAAAAATAACAACatgtgacacaacgatttttatcgcatggttcggccaa
This genomic window contains:
- the LOC100282745 gene encoding Protein SGT1 homolog, which translates into the protein MAASDLESKAKEAFVDDDFELATELYSQAIDAGPATADLYADRAQAHIKLGNYTEAVADANKAIELDPMMHKAYYRKGAACIKLEEYQTAKAALELGSSYASGDSRFARLLKECDERIAEESSQAPVKNVEATVAATIEDKEDFTNMENTPPVIEPPSKPKYRHDYYNSATEVVLTIFAKGVPADSVVIDFGEQMLSVSIEVPGEEPYHFQPRLFSKIIPEKCKYQVLSTKVEIRLAKAEQVTWTTLDYSGRPKTVPQKISTPAETAPRPSYPSSKAKKDWDKLEAEVKKEEKEEKLDGDAALNKFFRDIYKDADEDMRRAMMKSFVESNGTVLSTNWKDVGAKKVEGSPPDGMELKKWEY